From the genome of Lotus japonicus ecotype B-129 chromosome 6, LjGifu_v1.2, one region includes:
- the LOC130722301 gene encoding uncharacterized protein LOC130722301, with the protein MKYVFAESWASEYLNVILSKWPIKRWIRMMISVIHIVLLLLPRDLVILLNLICSHWRRIFVSCCNRKLEELKEFNEIARFRVYCSSHNQIATINFLLLIG; encoded by the exons ATGAAATATGTGTTTGCTGAGAGTTGGGCTTCAGAATATCTAAATGTCATCTTATCCAAATGGCCAATTAAGAGGTGGATAAGGATGATGATTTCAG TGATACACATagttctccttcttcttcctagGGACTTAGTCATCTTATTGAACCTAATCTGTTCACATTGGAGGAGGATTTTTGTATCATGCTGCAACCGAAAACTAGAGGAGCTTAAGGAGTTTAATGAG ATTGCCAGGTTCCGAGTTTATTGTTCGAGTCACAATCAAATTGCCACAATCAATTTTCTGTTGCTAATAGGGTGA
- the LOC130724674 gene encoding uncharacterized protein LOC130724674, translated as MRLYDQFTEILKIQKFRRIVSYTGFYCFATLISYAYVSNTTRAGYSRADQFYASYPAGTELLTDTTKLYKAALGNCFEVEEWGPFEFCVMAKHFERQGKAPYAYHAQYMAHLLSHGQIDGSG; from the exons ATGAGGCTCTATGATCAATTTACAGAGATATTAAAGATTCAGAAGTTTCGAAGAATTGTGTCTTATACTGGGTTCTACTGCTTCGCTACGCTTATCAGCTATGCTTATGTTAGCAATAC AACTAGGGCTGGGTACTCTAGAGCTGATCAATTCTATGCATCGTACCCGGCTGGAACTGAGCTTTTAACAGACACTACCAAG TTATAcaaagctgctcttggaaactGCTTTGAAGTTGAAGAGTGGGGTCCATTTGAGTTCTGCGTTATGGCAAAACATTTTGAGCGTCAAGGGAAGGCACCATATGCATATCATGCG CAATACATGGCGCATCTCCTTTCTCATGGACAAATTGATGGAAGTGGTTAA
- the LOC130723859 gene encoding beta-glucuronosyltransferase GlcAT14A yields the protein MQNPDSPPPPPPNHWPSLSSFNLRDSKPKPILLLLYTFLVISLLSLTFILSLSSSSSSSSSPHSQPDPFLHPTHRIIYDQDKATPPPPSIAYLISGSQGDSGRILRLLSAVYHPLNHYLLHLDPSAPHTDREKLALTVQSNPIFKAAQNVHVMGKPDFAYPKGSSPVSFTLHAASILLRLSLKWDWFVTLSADAYPLVTQDDLLHIMSFLPKDMNFVNHSSYIGWKELRKLKPIIVDPGLYLSEGTEMFYATQKRELPSAYRLFTGSSFFILTRSFMEFCILGTDNLPRTLLMYFANTPSSLSSYFPTVICNSRQFNRTVMNHNLLHAIYETRRNYLRPLNSTDFDDMIRSGAAFAQKFQPDDPVLDLIDLKILGRSPRSVVPGGWCLGEPGNSTCLTWGDAKILRPGTGSQRLEKAIVEFLSNGTFRSHQCTYE from the exons ATGCAAAATCCAgattcaccaccaccaccaccaccaaaccaTTGGCCTtcactttcaagtttcaatctCAGAGATTCAAAACCAAAAcccatcctcctcctcctttacACCTTCCTTGTCATCTCCCTTCTCTCCCTCACTTTCatcctctctctctcctcctcctcttcttcatcatcttccccACATTCCCAACCCGACCCGTTTCTCCACCCGACCCACCGCATCATCTACGACCAGGACAAAGCCACCCCTCCTCCTCCCTCCATCGCCTACCTCATTTCCGGGTCACAAGGCGATTCGGGTCGGATCCTCCGGTTACTCTCCGCCGTCTACCACCCATTGAACCACTACCTCCTCCACCTCGACCCTTCTGCTCCTCACACCGATCGTGAAAAGCTGGCCCTCACTGTTCAGTCCAACCCCATTTTCAAAGCTGCCCAGAATGTCCATGTCATGGGAAAACCCGATTTTGCATACCCGAAAGGCTCTTCACCCGTTTCCTTCACCCTTCATGCTGCTTCCATTCTGCTTCGGTTGTCCCTCAAATGGGATTGGTTTGTTACTCTCAGTGCTGATGCTTACCCTCTCGTTACCCAAGATG ATCTTCTCCACATTATGTCATTTCTGCCTAAAGATATGAACTTTGTGAACCATTCAAGCTATATTGGATGGAAAGA GTTGAGGAAGTTGAAACCCATTATTGTTGATCCTGGTCTATATCTTTCTGAAGGGACTGAAATGTTTTATGCTACACAGAAGAGGGAACTCCCCAGTGCTTACCGTTTGTTTACAG GTTCAtctttttttatcttaactcgCAGTTTCATGGAGTTCTGCATCTTGGGAACAGACAACCTCCCAAGGACTCTACTGATGTATTTTGCAAACACTCCTTCTTCACTGTCCAGCTACTTCCCTACAGTTATCTGCAACTCGCGCCAGTTCAACAGGACAGTGATGAATCATAACTTATTACATGCTATTTATGAAACCCGCAGAAACTATCTTCGGCCACTCAATTCCACTGATTTTGATGACATGATTCGCAGCGGAGCTGCCTTTGCTCAGAAGTTCCAGCCAGATGATCCTGTGCTTGATCTCATCGACCTAAAAATCTTGGGCCGAAGTCCTAGATCTGTTGTTCCTGGTGGATGGTGCTTAGGTGAGCCTGGAAACAGCACATGTTTAACATGGGGTGATGCTAAGATCTTGAGACCTGGCACAGGCTCTCAACGTCTCGAGAAAGCCATTGTTGAATTTCTATCAAACGGCACTTTTCGATCTCATCAATGTACATATGAATGA